One window of Siniperca chuatsi isolate FFG_IHB_CAS linkage group LG15, ASM2008510v1, whole genome shotgun sequence genomic DNA carries:
- the LOC122861577 gene encoding uncharacterized protein LOC122861577 isoform X4, which translates to MLDRKGQWAEALASNNIRAIIHWLRKLTADGEVDVEEILPTFSCWVQRTSEFAKKELLTLCFSRCQGLWMFLDRSSFTRVHMLLQRLRNLLTLAQWARKQLSSAHLWHGVGVPCVVCRDTFGSSDVKRSCWNREHRALKQHIWLGRLVQWWGIMGLLPKYPEAHEVKRIAQMWKEMDHSHRKACLETPGWEEGERFRSLIQGMVSQLDRQHGCIWTSEDCTDQCYPPPNLQALLKLVLVPHIDNMSVQALLMYFALDMANFLQCKDDLLQSFCHAFTIPSSFSQQIRAFWMLDHGHVKASMELLLSPRAAVPWLSWQHRCIIHCLLTRKQPQLALRYLHWTRPAIESVEDAKLCADVLLQNSCVSDAWALLKRGHTESDDMVMYFLQACSGFGLCAEALKYIPAGYNGEGDHVIGIEATGSQLPLMKKAGRPPCPLSAKLYQAQKVNRVSSDKLVQLVRKAVMEVRKPHPKISEVVWPEHTERKSNSREMFLSTQALRHLTPSPSPMDMVEESEETAHIDETEEDKPIHYQPEPPEHISSSEDLNSESVFSFTSASSLPLLRRDRPYVYESTMTLQRISSLLTDGENQSREEEDEEDSRTPSSNDGFPDCPELTVTLDGATAPISLSNLNKDALVLSPEEKMACSKGVSAEIVHGSQDVTDMWSSAVSLNQDDQSDCIPYDIPSFSEAATFDCFLEEELHQKTYEHHQEEEEVECFSQGFSCATTETTRTDLHQSFLSEDPVASGSSASARKCLPDISLLSPVCSSIGPTQLQISGSFLTPSPTCNIKTTSSPSDTTSVSSFKAQLKTGEPCVQSTSAWLDHSKMGSWWKQDLETRRASSGLLPATELGAAITSDNKRPSLVLSQPYSYSLVNFMDFTAKQKGDNKDGKQANKEEPAGWSSLGKGSQGAIRSGRIRSRKGKRVKRA; encoded by the exons ATGCTGGATAGAAAGGGCCAGTGGGCCGAGGCGTTAGCCAGCAACAACATAAGAGCCATCATCCACTGGCTACGGAAGCTTACAGCTGATG GTGAAGTTGATGTGGAGGAAATCCTACCGACTTTCAGCTGCTGGGTACAGAGGACATCAGAGTTTGCTAAAAAGGAGTTATTAACCCTAT GTTTCAGCCGCTGCCAGGGCCTGTGGATGTTTCTGGACCGGAGCTCTTTCACCAGAGTGCACATGCTGCTCCAGAGACTGAGGAACCTGCTCACCCTGGCCCAGTGGGCAAGAAAGCAGCTCAGTTCAGCCCACCTCTGGCACG gtgTGGGGGTCCCATGTGTGGTGTGCAGGGATACATTCGGCTCCTCAGATGTTAAACGTAGCTGCTGGAACCGAGAGCACAGGGCTCTAAAGCAACACATCTGGCTGGGACGGCTGGTTCAGTGGTGGGGCATCATGGGGCTTCTGCCCAAGTACCCTG AGGCTCACGAGGTGAAGCGCATTGCTCAGATGTGGAAGGAAATGGATCATAGTCATCGGAAAGCTTGTCTCGAGACACCTGG atgggaggagggagaaagattTAGGTCTTTGATACAGGGTATGGTGTCTCAGTTGGACAGGCAGCATGGGTGCATTTGGACTTCTGAAGACTGCACAGACCAGTGTTATCCTCCTCCTAATCTGCAGGCCCTGCTGAAGCTCGTGCTGGTGCCTCATATCGACAACATGTCAGTCCAAGCACTT CTCATGTACTTTGCCCTGGATATGGCGAACTTCCTGCAGTGCAAAGACGACCTCCTCCAATCTTTCTGCCATGCCTTCACTATTCCCTCCAGCTTTTCCCAACAAATCAGGGCCTTCTGGATGCTTGATCATGGGCACGTCAAG GCCTCCATGGAGCTATTACTGAGCCCTAGGGCTGCTGTTCCCTGGCTCTCCTGGCAACATCGTTGCATCATCCACTGTCTGCTAACGAGGAAGCAGCCTCAGTTGGCATTAAGGTACCTCCACTGGACCAGACCCGCAATAGAGAGCGTTGAGGATGCTAAGCTCTGTGCAGATGTACTACTTCAAAACAG TTGTGTCTCTGATGCCTGGGCTCTGCTGAAGAGAGGCCACACAGAAAGCGACGATATGGTCATGTACTTCCTCCAGGCTTGCAGTGGATTTGGTCTGTGTGCAGAGGCTTTAAAGTACATCCCTGCAGGATACAAT GGTGAAGGAGACCATGTAATTGGGATTGAGGCTACAGGGTCACAGTTGCCGCTGATGAAGAAAG CAGGAAGGCCACCGTGCCCGCTGTCAGCCAAACTGTATCAAGCTCAGAAAGTCAACAGAGTGTCCTCAGACAAACTGGTCCAACTAGTCAGGAAGGCTGTGATGGAAGTGAGAAAGCCACATCCCAAGATAAG TGAGGTGGTGTGGCCAgagcacacagagagaaaatcgAACAGCAGAGAGATGTTTCTGTCAACCCAGGCTCTGCGTCATCTCACGCCCAGCCCCTCCCCAATGGACATGGTAGAAGAATCAGAGGAAACAGCACATATAGATGAAACAGAAGAGGATAAGCCTATCCATTAC CAACCTGAGCCACCAGagcacatttcttcttctgAGGATCTGAACTCTGAGTCTGTCTTCTCCTTCACCTCGGCCTCCTCCTTGCCTCTGTTGAGACGGGACCGTCCTTATGTGTATGAAAGTACCATGACTCTGCAGAGGATCTCTTCTCTCCTTACTGATGGAGAGAACCAAAGCAGGGAAGAGGAAGACGAAGAAGACAGCAGAACCCCTTCATCAAATGACGGTTTTCCAGATTGCCCTGAGCTGACAGTGACATTAGATGGCGCCACAGCCCCAATTTCCCTCAGCAACTTGAACAAAGACGCTTTGGTGCTTTCTCCAGAGG AGAAAATGGCCTGCAGTAAAGGAGTGTCTGCAGAAATCGTTCATGGTTCCCAAGATGTCACTGATATGTGGAGCTCTGCAGTGTCACTCAACCAAGACGACCAATCAGATTGCATCCCTTATGATATTCCCAGTTTTAGCGAGGCAGCCACATTTGACTGTTTCCTGGAAGAAGAACTTCATCAG AAAACATATGAGCATCaccaggaagaggaagaagtggaATGCTTCAGTCAAGGCTTCTCCTGTGCTACGACTGAAACCACTCGGACTGACCTTCACCAGAGCTTTCTGTCAGAGGATCCTGTAGCCAGTGGCTCAAGCGCCTCAGCAAGGAAGTGTCTGCCCGACATCTCCCTTCTCTCCCCTGTGTGCAGCTCTATTGGCCCCACACAGCTTCAGATCTCTGGTAGCTTTCTGACCCCCAGCCCAACCTGCAACATCAAAACCACCTCTTCTCCTTCTGACACCACCAGTGTGAGCTCCTTCAAAGCCCAATTAAAGACAGGTGAACCCTGTGTCCAGAGCACCTCAGCCTGGCTCGATCATAGCAAAATGGGCAGCTGGTGGAAACAGGACCTGGAAACCCGTAGAGCTTCCAGTGGCCTTCTACCTGCTACAGAGCTGGGAGCAGCTATCACATCAG ATAATAAGAGGCCTTCTCTTGTACTGAGCCAACCATATTCCTACAGTCTGGTCAATTTTATGGATTTCACTGCAAAGCAAAAAGGAGACAACAAAGATGGCAAACAG GCAAACAAAGAGGAGCCGGCAGGTTGGAGCAGTTT
- the LOC122861577 gene encoding uncharacterized protein LOC122861577 isoform X5: MWKEMDHSHRKACLETPGWEEGERFRSLIQGMVSQLDRQHGCIWTSEDCTDQCYPPPNLQALLKLVLVPHIDNMSVQALLMYFALDMANFLQCKDDLLQSFCHAFTIPSSFSQQIRAFWMLDHGHVKASMELLLSPRAAVPWLSWQHRCIIHCLLTRKQPQLALRYLHWTRPAIESVEDAKLCADVLLQNSCVSDAWALLKRGHTESDDMVMYFLQACSGFGLCAEALKYIPAGYNGEGDHVIGIEATGSQLPLMKKAGRPPCPLSAKLYQAQKVNRVSSDKLVQLVRKAVMEVRKPHPKISEVVWPEHTERKSNSREMFLSTQALRHLTPSPSPMDMVEESEETAHIDETEEDKPIHYQPEPPEHISSSEDLNSESVFSFTSASSLPLLRRDRPYVYESTMTLQRISSLLTDGENQSREEEDEEDSRTPSSNDGFPDCPELTVTLDGATAPISLSNLNKDALVLSPEEGEDVKKDVFSSEDFLTVDAVERMNLPPSLNSIVDSHLVPNLCEPQVESHSFLSPDDEKMACSKGVSAEIVHGSQDVTDMWSSAVSLNQDDQSDCIPYDIPSFSEAATFDCFLEEELHQKTYEHHQEEEEVECFSQGFSCATTETTRTDLHQSFLSEDPVASGSSASARKCLPDISLLSPVCSSIGPTQLQISGSFLTPSPTCNIKTTSSPSDTTSVSSFKAQLKTGEPCVQSTSAWLDHSKMGSWWKQDLETRRASSGLLPATELGAAITSDNKRPSLVLSQPYSYSLVNFMDFTAKQKGDNKDGKQANKEEPAGWSSLGKGSQGAIRSGRIRSRKGKRVKRA, from the exons ATGTGGAAGGAAATGGATCATAGTCATCGGAAAGCTTGTCTCGAGACACCTGG atgggaggagggagaaagattTAGGTCTTTGATACAGGGTATGGTGTCTCAGTTGGACAGGCAGCATGGGTGCATTTGGACTTCTGAAGACTGCACAGACCAGTGTTATCCTCCTCCTAATCTGCAGGCCCTGCTGAAGCTCGTGCTGGTGCCTCATATCGACAACATGTCAGTCCAAGCACTT CTCATGTACTTTGCCCTGGATATGGCGAACTTCCTGCAGTGCAAAGACGACCTCCTCCAATCTTTCTGCCATGCCTTCACTATTCCCTCCAGCTTTTCCCAACAAATCAGGGCCTTCTGGATGCTTGATCATGGGCACGTCAAG GCCTCCATGGAGCTATTACTGAGCCCTAGGGCTGCTGTTCCCTGGCTCTCCTGGCAACATCGTTGCATCATCCACTGTCTGCTAACGAGGAAGCAGCCTCAGTTGGCATTAAGGTACCTCCACTGGACCAGACCCGCAATAGAGAGCGTTGAGGATGCTAAGCTCTGTGCAGATGTACTACTTCAAAACAG TTGTGTCTCTGATGCCTGGGCTCTGCTGAAGAGAGGCCACACAGAAAGCGACGATATGGTCATGTACTTCCTCCAGGCTTGCAGTGGATTTGGTCTGTGTGCAGAGGCTTTAAAGTACATCCCTGCAGGATACAAT GGTGAAGGAGACCATGTAATTGGGATTGAGGCTACAGGGTCACAGTTGCCGCTGATGAAGAAAG CAGGAAGGCCACCGTGCCCGCTGTCAGCCAAACTGTATCAAGCTCAGAAAGTCAACAGAGTGTCCTCAGACAAACTGGTCCAACTAGTCAGGAAGGCTGTGATGGAAGTGAGAAAGCCACATCCCAAGATAAG TGAGGTGGTGTGGCCAgagcacacagagagaaaatcgAACAGCAGAGAGATGTTTCTGTCAACCCAGGCTCTGCGTCATCTCACGCCCAGCCCCTCCCCAATGGACATGGTAGAAGAATCAGAGGAAACAGCACATATAGATGAAACAGAAGAGGATAAGCCTATCCATTAC CAACCTGAGCCACCAGagcacatttcttcttctgAGGATCTGAACTCTGAGTCTGTCTTCTCCTTCACCTCGGCCTCCTCCTTGCCTCTGTTGAGACGGGACCGTCCTTATGTGTATGAAAGTACCATGACTCTGCAGAGGATCTCTTCTCTCCTTACTGATGGAGAGAACCAAAGCAGGGAAGAGGAAGACGAAGAAGACAGCAGAACCCCTTCATCAAATGACGGTTTTCCAGATTGCCCTGAGCTGACAGTGACATTAGATGGCGCCACAGCCCCAATTTCCCTCAGCAACTTGAACAAAGACGCTTTGGTGCTTTCTCCAGAGG agggagAAGATGTTAAGAAAGATGTTTTCTCAAGCGAGGACTTTCTCACTGTTGATGCAGttgagag AATGAATCTTCCCCCTTCGCTCAACAGCATTGTGGACAGCCATTTAGTGCCCAATCTTTGTGAGCCCCAGGTGGAGAGTCACAGTTTCCTCTCGCCTGACGATG AGAAAATGGCCTGCAGTAAAGGAGTGTCTGCAGAAATCGTTCATGGTTCCCAAGATGTCACTGATATGTGGAGCTCTGCAGTGTCACTCAACCAAGACGACCAATCAGATTGCATCCCTTATGATATTCCCAGTTTTAGCGAGGCAGCCACATTTGACTGTTTCCTGGAAGAAGAACTTCATCAG AAAACATATGAGCATCaccaggaagaggaagaagtggaATGCTTCAGTCAAGGCTTCTCCTGTGCTACGACTGAAACCACTCGGACTGACCTTCACCAGAGCTTTCTGTCAGAGGATCCTGTAGCCAGTGGCTCAAGCGCCTCAGCAAGGAAGTGTCTGCCCGACATCTCCCTTCTCTCCCCTGTGTGCAGCTCTATTGGCCCCACACAGCTTCAGATCTCTGGTAGCTTTCTGACCCCCAGCCCAACCTGCAACATCAAAACCACCTCTTCTCCTTCTGACACCACCAGTGTGAGCTCCTTCAAAGCCCAATTAAAGACAGGTGAACCCTGTGTCCAGAGCACCTCAGCCTGGCTCGATCATAGCAAAATGGGCAGCTGGTGGAAACAGGACCTGGAAACCCGTAGAGCTTCCAGTGGCCTTCTACCTGCTACAGAGCTGGGAGCAGCTATCACATCAG ATAATAAGAGGCCTTCTCTTGTACTGAGCCAACCATATTCCTACAGTCTGGTCAATTTTATGGATTTCACTGCAAAGCAAAAAGGAGACAACAAAGATGGCAAACAG GCAAACAAAGAGGAGCCGGCAGGTTGGAGCAGTTT
- the LOC122861577 gene encoding uncharacterized protein LOC122861577 isoform X2, with the protein MLDRKGQWAEALASNNIRAIIHWLRKLTADGEVDVEEILPTFSCWVQRTSEFAKKELLTLCFSRCQGLWMFLDRSSFTRVHMLLQRLRNLLTLAQWARKQLSSAHLWHGVGVPCVVCRDTFGSSDVKRSCWNREHRALKQHIWLGRLVQWWGIMGLLPKYPEAHEVKRIAQMWKEMDHSHRKACLETPGWEEGERFRSLIQGMVSQLDRQHGCIWTSEDCTDQCYPPPNLQALLKLVLVPHIDNMSVQALLMYFALDMANFLQCKDDLLQSFCHAFTIPSSFSQQIRAFWMLDHGHVKASMELLLSPRAAVPWLSWQHRCIIHCLLTRKQPQLALRYLHWTRPAIESVEDAKLCADVLLQNSCVSDAWALLKRGHTESDDMVMYFLQACSGFGLCAEALKYIPAGYNGEGDHVIGIEATGSQLPLMKKGRPPCPLSAKLYQAQKVNRVSSDKLVQLVRKAVMEVRKPHPKISEVVWPEHTERKSNSREMFLSTQALRHLTPSPSPMDMVEESEETAHIDETEEDKPIHYQPEPPEHISSSEDLNSESVFSFTSASSLPLLRRDRPYVYESTMTLQRISSLLTDGENQSREEEDEEDSRTPSSNDGFPDCPELTVTLDGATAPISLSNLNKDALVLSPEEGEDVKKDVFSSEDFLTVDAVERMNLPPSLNSIVDSHLVPNLCEPQVESHSFLSPDDEKMACSKGVSAEIVHGSQDVTDMWSSAVSLNQDDQSDCIPYDIPSFSEAATFDCFLEEELHQKTYEHHQEEEEVECFSQGFSCATTETTRTDLHQSFLSEDPVASGSSASARKCLPDISLLSPVCSSIGPTQLQISGSFLTPSPTCNIKTTSSPSDTTSVSSFKAQLKTGEPCVQSTSAWLDHSKMGSWWKQDLETRRASSGLLPATELGAAITSDNKRPSLVLSQPYSYSLVNFMDFTAKQKGDNKDGKQANKEEPAGWSSLGKGSQGAIRSGRIRSRKGKRVKRA; encoded by the exons ATGCTGGATAGAAAGGGCCAGTGGGCCGAGGCGTTAGCCAGCAACAACATAAGAGCCATCATCCACTGGCTACGGAAGCTTACAGCTGATG GTGAAGTTGATGTGGAGGAAATCCTACCGACTTTCAGCTGCTGGGTACAGAGGACATCAGAGTTTGCTAAAAAGGAGTTATTAACCCTAT GTTTCAGCCGCTGCCAGGGCCTGTGGATGTTTCTGGACCGGAGCTCTTTCACCAGAGTGCACATGCTGCTCCAGAGACTGAGGAACCTGCTCACCCTGGCCCAGTGGGCAAGAAAGCAGCTCAGTTCAGCCCACCTCTGGCACG gtgTGGGGGTCCCATGTGTGGTGTGCAGGGATACATTCGGCTCCTCAGATGTTAAACGTAGCTGCTGGAACCGAGAGCACAGGGCTCTAAAGCAACACATCTGGCTGGGACGGCTGGTTCAGTGGTGGGGCATCATGGGGCTTCTGCCCAAGTACCCTG AGGCTCACGAGGTGAAGCGCATTGCTCAGATGTGGAAGGAAATGGATCATAGTCATCGGAAAGCTTGTCTCGAGACACCTGG atgggaggagggagaaagattTAGGTCTTTGATACAGGGTATGGTGTCTCAGTTGGACAGGCAGCATGGGTGCATTTGGACTTCTGAAGACTGCACAGACCAGTGTTATCCTCCTCCTAATCTGCAGGCCCTGCTGAAGCTCGTGCTGGTGCCTCATATCGACAACATGTCAGTCCAAGCACTT CTCATGTACTTTGCCCTGGATATGGCGAACTTCCTGCAGTGCAAAGACGACCTCCTCCAATCTTTCTGCCATGCCTTCACTATTCCCTCCAGCTTTTCCCAACAAATCAGGGCCTTCTGGATGCTTGATCATGGGCACGTCAAG GCCTCCATGGAGCTATTACTGAGCCCTAGGGCTGCTGTTCCCTGGCTCTCCTGGCAACATCGTTGCATCATCCACTGTCTGCTAACGAGGAAGCAGCCTCAGTTGGCATTAAGGTACCTCCACTGGACCAGACCCGCAATAGAGAGCGTTGAGGATGCTAAGCTCTGTGCAGATGTACTACTTCAAAACAG TTGTGTCTCTGATGCCTGGGCTCTGCTGAAGAGAGGCCACACAGAAAGCGACGATATGGTCATGTACTTCCTCCAGGCTTGCAGTGGATTTGGTCTGTGTGCAGAGGCTTTAAAGTACATCCCTGCAGGATACAAT GGTGAAGGAGACCATGTAATTGGGATTGAGGCTACAGGGTCACAGTTGCCGCTGATGAAGAAAG GAAGGCCACCGTGCCCGCTGTCAGCCAAACTGTATCAAGCTCAGAAAGTCAACAGAGTGTCCTCAGACAAACTGGTCCAACTAGTCAGGAAGGCTGTGATGGAAGTGAGAAAGCCACATCCCAAGATAAG TGAGGTGGTGTGGCCAgagcacacagagagaaaatcgAACAGCAGAGAGATGTTTCTGTCAACCCAGGCTCTGCGTCATCTCACGCCCAGCCCCTCCCCAATGGACATGGTAGAAGAATCAGAGGAAACAGCACATATAGATGAAACAGAAGAGGATAAGCCTATCCATTAC CAACCTGAGCCACCAGagcacatttcttcttctgAGGATCTGAACTCTGAGTCTGTCTTCTCCTTCACCTCGGCCTCCTCCTTGCCTCTGTTGAGACGGGACCGTCCTTATGTGTATGAAAGTACCATGACTCTGCAGAGGATCTCTTCTCTCCTTACTGATGGAGAGAACCAAAGCAGGGAAGAGGAAGACGAAGAAGACAGCAGAACCCCTTCATCAAATGACGGTTTTCCAGATTGCCCTGAGCTGACAGTGACATTAGATGGCGCCACAGCCCCAATTTCCCTCAGCAACTTGAACAAAGACGCTTTGGTGCTTTCTCCAGAGG agggagAAGATGTTAAGAAAGATGTTTTCTCAAGCGAGGACTTTCTCACTGTTGATGCAGttgagag AATGAATCTTCCCCCTTCGCTCAACAGCATTGTGGACAGCCATTTAGTGCCCAATCTTTGTGAGCCCCAGGTGGAGAGTCACAGTTTCCTCTCGCCTGACGATG AGAAAATGGCCTGCAGTAAAGGAGTGTCTGCAGAAATCGTTCATGGTTCCCAAGATGTCACTGATATGTGGAGCTCTGCAGTGTCACTCAACCAAGACGACCAATCAGATTGCATCCCTTATGATATTCCCAGTTTTAGCGAGGCAGCCACATTTGACTGTTTCCTGGAAGAAGAACTTCATCAG AAAACATATGAGCATCaccaggaagaggaagaagtggaATGCTTCAGTCAAGGCTTCTCCTGTGCTACGACTGAAACCACTCGGACTGACCTTCACCAGAGCTTTCTGTCAGAGGATCCTGTAGCCAGTGGCTCAAGCGCCTCAGCAAGGAAGTGTCTGCCCGACATCTCCCTTCTCTCCCCTGTGTGCAGCTCTATTGGCCCCACACAGCTTCAGATCTCTGGTAGCTTTCTGACCCCCAGCCCAACCTGCAACATCAAAACCACCTCTTCTCCTTCTGACACCACCAGTGTGAGCTCCTTCAAAGCCCAATTAAAGACAGGTGAACCCTGTGTCCAGAGCACCTCAGCCTGGCTCGATCATAGCAAAATGGGCAGCTGGTGGAAACAGGACCTGGAAACCCGTAGAGCTTCCAGTGGCCTTCTACCTGCTACAGAGCTGGGAGCAGCTATCACATCAG ATAATAAGAGGCCTTCTCTTGTACTGAGCCAACCATATTCCTACAGTCTGGTCAATTTTATGGATTTCACTGCAAAGCAAAAAGGAGACAACAAAGATGGCAAACAG GCAAACAAAGAGGAGCCGGCAGGTTGGAGCAGTTT
- the LOC122861577 gene encoding uncharacterized protein LOC122861577 isoform X3 — protein sequence MLDRKGQWAEALASNNIRAIIHWLRKLTADGEVDVEEILPTFSCWVQRTSEFAKKELLTLCFSRCQGLWMFLDRSSFTRVHMLLQRLRNLLTLAQWARKQLSSAHLWHGVGVPCVVCRDTFGSSDVKRSCWNREHRALKQHIWLGRLVQWWGIMGLLPKYPEAHEVKRIAQMWKEMDHSHRKACLETPGWEEGERFRSLIQGMVSQLDRQHGCIWTSEDCTDQCYPPPNLQALLKLVLVPHIDNMSVQALLMYFALDMANFLQCKDDLLQSFCHAFTIPSSFSQQIRAFWMLDHGHVKASMELLLSPRAAVPWLSWQHRCIIHCLLTRKQPQLALRYLHWTRPAIESVEDAKLCADVLLQNSCVSDAWALLKRGHTESDDMVMYFLQACSGFGLCAEALKYIPAGYNGEGDHVIGIEATGSQLPLMKKAGRPPCPLSAKLYQAQKVNRVSSDKLVQLVRKAVMEVRKPHPKISEVVWPEHTERKSNSREMFLSTQALRHLTPSPSPMDMVEESEETAHIDETEEDKPIHYQPEPPEHISSSEDLNSESVFSFTSASSLPLLRRDRPYVYESTMTLQRISSLLTDGENQSREEEDEEDSRTPSSNDGFPDCPELTVTLDGATAPISLSNLNKDALVLSPEEGEDVKKDVFSSEDFLTVDAVESIVDSHLVPNLCEPQVESHSFLSPDDEKMACSKGVSAEIVHGSQDVTDMWSSAVSLNQDDQSDCIPYDIPSFSEAATFDCFLEEELHQKTYEHHQEEEEVECFSQGFSCATTETTRTDLHQSFLSEDPVASGSSASARKCLPDISLLSPVCSSIGPTQLQISGSFLTPSPTCNIKTTSSPSDTTSVSSFKAQLKTGEPCVQSTSAWLDHSKMGSWWKQDLETRRASSGLLPATELGAAITSDNKRPSLVLSQPYSYSLVNFMDFTAKQKGDNKDGKQANKEEPAGWSSLGKGSQGAIRSGRIRSRKGKRVKRA from the exons ATGCTGGATAGAAAGGGCCAGTGGGCCGAGGCGTTAGCCAGCAACAACATAAGAGCCATCATCCACTGGCTACGGAAGCTTACAGCTGATG GTGAAGTTGATGTGGAGGAAATCCTACCGACTTTCAGCTGCTGGGTACAGAGGACATCAGAGTTTGCTAAAAAGGAGTTATTAACCCTAT GTTTCAGCCGCTGCCAGGGCCTGTGGATGTTTCTGGACCGGAGCTCTTTCACCAGAGTGCACATGCTGCTCCAGAGACTGAGGAACCTGCTCACCCTGGCCCAGTGGGCAAGAAAGCAGCTCAGTTCAGCCCACCTCTGGCACG gtgTGGGGGTCCCATGTGTGGTGTGCAGGGATACATTCGGCTCCTCAGATGTTAAACGTAGCTGCTGGAACCGAGAGCACAGGGCTCTAAAGCAACACATCTGGCTGGGACGGCTGGTTCAGTGGTGGGGCATCATGGGGCTTCTGCCCAAGTACCCTG AGGCTCACGAGGTGAAGCGCATTGCTCAGATGTGGAAGGAAATGGATCATAGTCATCGGAAAGCTTGTCTCGAGACACCTGG atgggaggagggagaaagattTAGGTCTTTGATACAGGGTATGGTGTCTCAGTTGGACAGGCAGCATGGGTGCATTTGGACTTCTGAAGACTGCACAGACCAGTGTTATCCTCCTCCTAATCTGCAGGCCCTGCTGAAGCTCGTGCTGGTGCCTCATATCGACAACATGTCAGTCCAAGCACTT CTCATGTACTTTGCCCTGGATATGGCGAACTTCCTGCAGTGCAAAGACGACCTCCTCCAATCTTTCTGCCATGCCTTCACTATTCCCTCCAGCTTTTCCCAACAAATCAGGGCCTTCTGGATGCTTGATCATGGGCACGTCAAG GCCTCCATGGAGCTATTACTGAGCCCTAGGGCTGCTGTTCCCTGGCTCTCCTGGCAACATCGTTGCATCATCCACTGTCTGCTAACGAGGAAGCAGCCTCAGTTGGCATTAAGGTACCTCCACTGGACCAGACCCGCAATAGAGAGCGTTGAGGATGCTAAGCTCTGTGCAGATGTACTACTTCAAAACAG TTGTGTCTCTGATGCCTGGGCTCTGCTGAAGAGAGGCCACACAGAAAGCGACGATATGGTCATGTACTTCCTCCAGGCTTGCAGTGGATTTGGTCTGTGTGCAGAGGCTTTAAAGTACATCCCTGCAGGATACAAT GGTGAAGGAGACCATGTAATTGGGATTGAGGCTACAGGGTCACAGTTGCCGCTGATGAAGAAAG CAGGAAGGCCACCGTGCCCGCTGTCAGCCAAACTGTATCAAGCTCAGAAAGTCAACAGAGTGTCCTCAGACAAACTGGTCCAACTAGTCAGGAAGGCTGTGATGGAAGTGAGAAAGCCACATCCCAAGATAAG TGAGGTGGTGTGGCCAgagcacacagagagaaaatcgAACAGCAGAGAGATGTTTCTGTCAACCCAGGCTCTGCGTCATCTCACGCCCAGCCCCTCCCCAATGGACATGGTAGAAGAATCAGAGGAAACAGCACATATAGATGAAACAGAAGAGGATAAGCCTATCCATTAC CAACCTGAGCCACCAGagcacatttcttcttctgAGGATCTGAACTCTGAGTCTGTCTTCTCCTTCACCTCGGCCTCCTCCTTGCCTCTGTTGAGACGGGACCGTCCTTATGTGTATGAAAGTACCATGACTCTGCAGAGGATCTCTTCTCTCCTTACTGATGGAGAGAACCAAAGCAGGGAAGAGGAAGACGAAGAAGACAGCAGAACCCCTTCATCAAATGACGGTTTTCCAGATTGCCCTGAGCTGACAGTGACATTAGATGGCGCCACAGCCCCAATTTCCCTCAGCAACTTGAACAAAGACGCTTTGGTGCTTTCTCCAGAGG agggagAAGATGTTAAGAAAGATGTTTTCTCAAGCGAGGACTTTCTCACTGTTGATGCAGttgagag CATTGTGGACAGCCATTTAGTGCCCAATCTTTGTGAGCCCCAGGTGGAGAGTCACAGTTTCCTCTCGCCTGACGATG AGAAAATGGCCTGCAGTAAAGGAGTGTCTGCAGAAATCGTTCATGGTTCCCAAGATGTCACTGATATGTGGAGCTCTGCAGTGTCACTCAACCAAGACGACCAATCAGATTGCATCCCTTATGATATTCCCAGTTTTAGCGAGGCAGCCACATTTGACTGTTTCCTGGAAGAAGAACTTCATCAG AAAACATATGAGCATCaccaggaagaggaagaagtggaATGCTTCAGTCAAGGCTTCTCCTGTGCTACGACTGAAACCACTCGGACTGACCTTCACCAGAGCTTTCTGTCAGAGGATCCTGTAGCCAGTGGCTCAAGCGCCTCAGCAAGGAAGTGTCTGCCCGACATCTCCCTTCTCTCCCCTGTGTGCAGCTCTATTGGCCCCACACAGCTTCAGATCTCTGGTAGCTTTCTGACCCCCAGCCCAACCTGCAACATCAAAACCACCTCTTCTCCTTCTGACACCACCAGTGTGAGCTCCTTCAAAGCCCAATTAAAGACAGGTGAACCCTGTGTCCAGAGCACCTCAGCCTGGCTCGATCATAGCAAAATGGGCAGCTGGTGGAAACAGGACCTGGAAACCCGTAGAGCTTCCAGTGGCCTTCTACCTGCTACAGAGCTGGGAGCAGCTATCACATCAG ATAATAAGAGGCCTTCTCTTGTACTGAGCCAACCATATTCCTACAGTCTGGTCAATTTTATGGATTTCACTGCAAAGCAAAAAGGAGACAACAAAGATGGCAAACAG GCAAACAAAGAGGAGCCGGCAGGTTGGAGCAGTTT